The Cylindrospermum stagnale PCC 7417 genome segment GACCAATCCGATGGAACAACTTGACACCGTATTCCTGCTCAAGGCTGTGGATCGCCGCACTGACCGCAGGTTGAGTAATATAAAGCTCCTCTGCCGCACGGGTAAAGTGTAAGTGTTCTGCCACAGCTATAAAGATGCGTAGCTGATCTAGCGTCATTCCTGCCATTTTGCACTATCCCTCAAACTTTGGTCACATTTTCATCACTTCTGTTTATCATTTTGACAAATAAAAGCATTTGATTCTATCGGTTAAGAAGATTACAGTATAAATCAAGCCTTTGGTACTGGGCTAAACAAGTTAAGGCAAACTTCGCTTCCAGTCAGAACTGAGAAGGACAAAACTCAATCATTGTGAGCAACGATCATGAATTGGTTAATTAGTACATCAGTTATTGGCATTTCCGCTGCTTTTGCCACCACCTTTGACGACAATTTATACTTGACCGCCTTTTTCGGAAAAGTTAATCGCACCTTTCGTCCCAAGCATATTGTTCTTGGTGAATTTCTGGGATTCACGGCATTAGTGTGTGCTAGTCTCCCTGGTTTCTTCGGCGGACAAATCCTTCCAGAAGCCTGGATTGGATTACTAGGCTTTCTTCCAATCACTATTGGTATCAGTCATCTAGTGAAACGGGAAGTGGAAGAAGAGGCAGTACAAGCTGTATCAATTAACTTACCCTCTCATGGCAAAACTCAGCATCACAATAAATCACTCTGGGGCACTCTACGTGATCCTCAAACCTACCGCGTTTCCGCAGTGACGATTGCCAATGGAGGAAACAACATTGGGATTTACGTGCCGTTGTTTGCCAGTAGCAATCTCCCAAGTTTGGGTGTAATTTTGTCTGTTTGCTACGCGACTATTGGGTTATGGTGCTTCCTCTCTTACAACATGACGCGCAATCCTCTTATGGCTCCCCTTCTAGCTCGCTATGGTCGAAAAATCTGCCCGGTTGTGTTGATTTACTTAGGATTTTCCATCCTGATTAAAAGTGGAAGTTTTCAACTTTTACCCGGTTTGAGCAATGCTTTTTAAGCAGTAAAGCCGCTGATTGCACTATTGTTAAAAATTATTGGCGAAATGTAAAGCACTATTTTCAATTACAGATTCTTTTACCTCTTGATTACCGACATATAATCAAGCATCACAATCAAAAAGGGATTTCACAAATGAGCGAGTTAATAACTGCAATTACCACTGGAATAACGGCTTTTAGTGCCACTAATATCGATGATATTGTTATTTTGACTTTACTTTATTCACAAATAAATCAAACCTTCCGCTCTCGTCATATCTTCGCAGGTCAGTATTTAGGGTTTGGTTTATTAGTAATTGCCAGTCTTCCTGGTTTCTTTGGTGGACTAATTGTTCCGCAGTCTTGGATTCGACTACTAGGCTTGATGCCAATCATTATTGGTTTCAGCAGTTTACTCAAACATGAAGAAGATTCATTACAGGAATTGTCAGTCGAAAGCGACCCATCTTACCCCTCTGCAATTGCCAGCATTCTTTCTCCCCAGACATGCAATGTAGCAGCTATTGCCTTTGCTAATGGCAGCGACAATATTAGTATATATGTGCCGTTATTTGCCAATACGGAATTAGAGAATTTATTAGTGATTATCGGTGTATTCTTTACGCTTGTAGGAGTGTGGTGCTATGCCGCTTATAAAATAACTAAGCTACCCACTATCGCGCAAGTCTTAACTGACTACGGCAATACTTTTGTTCCTTTCATTTTGATTGGATTGGGCGTATTTATAATTATGGAAAATGTTATGTTCACTGTTTTAGCTGTCGCAGCTAGTTATTTATTCTCAGTTATCTTAGGTATGAAGAATCAGCTAGCACTGAATAGTAAAGCTAATTAAGCATCTAATAGAAGTTGCCTCACCAATTTACTACCAAGATTGATTTTTCAAATTCAACCTAGAGCATTCATCAACAGGAGTCACATCATGAAAATTTGGAAATCTCTGTTAATCGTCTCAATGATTTTGGTAAATTTCGCCTTTGCTCAACCATCCTTGGCTGAAAGACCAAAATTCACCAGTAATCCTGACTATATAGAAGTCACTCAAGCACTTAATGAACTTAAACAATCAACAGCAGCACAACTAGAAACAGAGGGTTCTATCCCACCAGAAACTCAAAAGAAAATCGATGAGTTAGCCTTTCAACAATACGCTTTAGAGTCGGGAACTTATTGGGGCCAGTGCCGTAATGAAACAGGTAAAACCCTTGCTGTCTATGGTAAAAGATCCAAAAACGAAGACAACAAAAACAATGTATACGACAATGGGCTATATTTTCTAGCGGATGGTCAGACTACTAAAAGAAAATGGGACTGTGATGGATTTTATCTGCCGAATGATGCCAAAATTATAGGCTTAAGCCCTGATGGACAAGCTCAAGAATTTCTCGGACCGGTTGCTGTGAAAATAGCTGATGGTAGTCAGTTGGTAATTAAGACTAATCCGGAGACTGCGGTAATA includes the following:
- a CDS encoding cadmium resistance transporter, which encodes MNWLISTSVIGISAAFATTFDDNLYLTAFFGKVNRTFRPKHIVLGEFLGFTALVCASLPGFFGGQILPEAWIGLLGFLPITIGISHLVKREVEEEAVQAVSINLPSHGKTQHHNKSLWGTLRDPQTYRVSAVTIANGGNNIGIYVPLFASSNLPSLGVILSVCYATIGLWCFLSYNMTRNPLMAPLLARYGRKICPVVLIYLGFSILIKSGSFQLLPGLSNAF
- a CDS encoding cadmium resistance transporter; this translates as MSELITAITTGITAFSATNIDDIVILTLLYSQINQTFRSRHIFAGQYLGFGLLVIASLPGFFGGLIVPQSWIRLLGLMPIIIGFSSLLKHEEDSLQELSVESDPSYPSAIASILSPQTCNVAAIAFANGSDNISIYVPLFANTELENLLVIIGVFFTLVGVWCYAAYKITKLPTIAQVLTDYGNTFVPFILIGLGVFIIMENVMFTVLAVAASYLFSVILGMKNQLALNSKAN